The following proteins are encoded in a genomic region of Hippocampus zosterae strain Florida chromosome 2, ASM2543408v3, whole genome shotgun sequence:
- the LOC127595427 gene encoding ATP-dependent RNA helicase DDX3X-like isoform X1 — translation MSHVSVENVHGLEQQLAVLDLNVGDGQGGGTNRRYIPPHLRNKDGPKNGGNVFAARAGYTIAPAAAFGWDGARGNFVNGYHDNRMTGGNTYNRGPPRMERGRGGMGGGGYRGNRGGSFNPINPAQSMGFGLYESKDAGGWNTAKDAYSSFGNNRGKSAFFNDRSNANRGRFDHGGYSGGGNSRWVEEACTDGDWSKPTPLNERLEHELFSGSNTGINFEKYDDIPVEATGQNCPHHIESFQDIDMGEIIMGNIALSRYTRPTPVQKYAIPIVKSKRDLMACAQTGSGKTAAFLLPVLSQIYAEGPGDALNAAKASGQENGKYGRRKQYPISLVLAPTRELALQIYDEARKFSYRSRVRPCVVYGGADIGQQIRDLERGCHLLVATPGRLVDMMERGKIGLDYCKYLVLDEADRMLDMGFEPQIRRIVEQDTMPPKGNRQTMMFSATFPKEIQILARDFLDDYIFLAVGRVGSTSENITQKVVWVEESDKRSFLLDLLSATVIPSEVQDNAGENMEKPGKDSLTLVFVETKKGADALEDFLYREGYACTSIHGDRSQRDREEALNQFRSGKCPILVATAVAARGLDISNVKHVINFDLPSDIEEYVHRIGRTGRVGNLGLATSFFNDKNGNITKDLLDILVEAKQEVPSWLESLAYEHQHKSSNRGRSKRFAGGFGARDYRQTAAGGNAGGFGARGVRNQVGHGGARGFAAGGFGTFYTSDGYGGNYSHSQVDWWGN, via the exons ATGAGTCATGTGTCCGTGGAGAATGTCCATGGTCTAGAACAACAG CTTGCTGTCCTAGACTTGAATGTGGGAGACGGACAAGGTGGTGGCACCAACA GAAGATACATTCCTCCACATTTACGGAACAAAGATGGTCCTAAAAATG GAGGAAATGTGTTTGCTGCCAGGGCAGGCTACACCATCGCACCTGCCGCCGCCT TTGGCTGGGATGGGGCCCGCGGCAACTTTGTCAATGGCTACCATGACAACCGTATGACTGGCGGGAACACTTACAATCGTGGCCCGCCTCGCATGGAACGGGGCCGAGGGGGCATGGGCGGAGGCGGCTATCGTGGAAACAGAGGTGGATCCTTCAATCCCATCAACCCTGCTCAGTCAATGGGCTTCGGGTTGTATGAAAGCAAAG ACGCTGGCGGTTGGAACACAGCCAAGGATGCCTACAGCAGCTTCGGAAACAATCGCGGAAAATCTGCTTTCTTTAATGACAGAAGCAATGCAAATCGTGGACG GTTTGACCATGGTGGGTATAGCGGCGGTGGAAACAGTCGCTGGGTGGAAGAGGCCTGCACTGATGGAGACTGGTCCAAACCAACACCCCTCAATGAACGACTTGAACA TGAGTTGTTCTCCGGCAGCAACACTGGGATTAATTTTGAGAAATACGATGACATTCCTGTTGAGGCCACTGGACAGAATTGCCCTCATCACATCGAGAGT TTCCAGGACATAGACATGGGTGAGATTATCATGGGCAACATTGCGCTGAGCCGCTACACCCGACCAACCCCTGTCCAGAAATATGCCATTCCAATCGTCAAGTCCAAGCGAGACCTCATGGCCTGCGCACAGACAG GTTCTGGAAAGACAGCGGCATTCCTGCTGCCAGTTCTCAGCCAAATCTACGCCGAGGGACCAGGAGATGCTCTGAATGCAGCGAAAGCCTCTGGGCAG GAGAATGGAAAATATGGCCGTCGCAAGCAGTACCCCATTTCGCTGGTCCTTGCCCCTACTCGAGAGCTAGCTCTACAGATATATGATGAAGCCAGGAAG TTTTCATACCGATCCAGAGTCCGCCCCTGTGTCGTGTATGGAGGAGCAGATATTGGCCAGCAGATCAGAGATCTCGAGAGAGGATGTCACCTACTGGTGGCTACCCCGGGAAGACTCGTGGACATGATGGAGAGGGGCAAGATTGGACTAGACTACTgcaa GTACCTTGTCCTGGATGAAGCGGATCGCATGCTGGACATGGGCTTTGAGCCTCAGATACGTCGCATCGTTGAACAGGACACCATGCCTCCGAAAGGCAACCGGCAGACCATGATGTTCAGCGCCACCTTTCCCAAAGAAATACAG ATCCTGGCAAGGGATTTCCTGGATGACTACATCTTCCTGGCAGTGGGACGAGTGGGCTCCACCTCAGAGAACATCACTCAGAAGGTGGTTTGGGTGGAAGAGAGCGACAAGAGGTCTTTTCTCCTGGACCTGCTCAGTGCCACAG TCATCCCCAGCGAAGTGCAGGACAATGCTGGAGAGAACATGGAGAAGCCTG GCAAGGACTCACTGACTCTGGTTTTTGTGGAGACCAAAAAAGGCGCAGACGCCTTGGAGGACTTCCTGTACCGGGAAGGGTACGCCTGCACCAGCATCCATGGCGATCGTTCCCAGAGGGACCGAGAGGAGGCCCTGAACCAATTCCGATCTGGAAAGTGCCCCATCCTGGTGGCTACAGCT GTTGCAGCTCGTGGTCTTGACATCTCCAATGTGAAACATGTTATTAACTTCGACCTGCCAAGTGACATTGAAGAGTATGTTCACCGCATTGGACGCACAGGACGAGTAGGAAACCTGG GACTGGCCACCTCGTTCTTCAACGACAAGAATGGGAACATCACGAAAGACCTACTGGACATCCTGGTGGAAGCCAAACAGGAAGTTCCTTCATGGCTCGAGAGCCTAGCTTATGAGCACCAGCATAAGAGCAGCAACCGTGGACGCTCTAAGAG GTTCGCTGGTGGTTTTGGAGCGCGTGACTATCGTCAGACGGCCGCAGGAGGCAACGCCGGAGGCTTTGGAGCACGCGGTGTTCGGAACCAAGTGGGACATGGAGGAGCCCGTGGCTTTGCAGCAG GTGGCTTTGGAACCTTCTACACAAGCGACGGCTACGGCGGCAACTACTCGCACTCTCAAGTCGACTGGTGGGGCAACTAg
- the LOC127595427 gene encoding ATP-dependent RNA helicase DDX3X-like isoform X2 has product MSHVSVENVHGLEQQLAVLDLNVGDGQGGGTNRGNVFAARAGYTIAPAAAFGWDGARGNFVNGYHDNRMTGGNTYNRGPPRMERGRGGMGGGGYRGNRGGSFNPINPAQSMGFGLYESKDAGGWNTAKDAYSSFGNNRGKSAFFNDRSNANRGRFDHGGYSGGGNSRWVEEACTDGDWSKPTPLNERLEHELFSGSNTGINFEKYDDIPVEATGQNCPHHIESFQDIDMGEIIMGNIALSRYTRPTPVQKYAIPIVKSKRDLMACAQTGSGKTAAFLLPVLSQIYAEGPGDALNAAKASGQENGKYGRRKQYPISLVLAPTRELALQIYDEARKFSYRSRVRPCVVYGGADIGQQIRDLERGCHLLVATPGRLVDMMERGKIGLDYCKYLVLDEADRMLDMGFEPQIRRIVEQDTMPPKGNRQTMMFSATFPKEIQILARDFLDDYIFLAVGRVGSTSENITQKVVWVEESDKRSFLLDLLSATVIPSEVQDNAGENMEKPGKDSLTLVFVETKKGADALEDFLYREGYACTSIHGDRSQRDREEALNQFRSGKCPILVATAVAARGLDISNVKHVINFDLPSDIEEYVHRIGRTGRVGNLGLATSFFNDKNGNITKDLLDILVEAKQEVPSWLESLAYEHQHKSSNRGRSKRFAGGFGARDYRQTAAGGNAGGFGARGVRNQVGHGGARGFAAGGFGTFYTSDGYGGNYSHSQVDWWGN; this is encoded by the exons ATGAGTCATGTGTCCGTGGAGAATGTCCATGGTCTAGAACAACAG CTTGCTGTCCTAGACTTGAATGTGGGAGACGGACAAGGTGGTGGCACCAACA GAGGAAATGTGTTTGCTGCCAGGGCAGGCTACACCATCGCACCTGCCGCCGCCT TTGGCTGGGATGGGGCCCGCGGCAACTTTGTCAATGGCTACCATGACAACCGTATGACTGGCGGGAACACTTACAATCGTGGCCCGCCTCGCATGGAACGGGGCCGAGGGGGCATGGGCGGAGGCGGCTATCGTGGAAACAGAGGTGGATCCTTCAATCCCATCAACCCTGCTCAGTCAATGGGCTTCGGGTTGTATGAAAGCAAAG ACGCTGGCGGTTGGAACACAGCCAAGGATGCCTACAGCAGCTTCGGAAACAATCGCGGAAAATCTGCTTTCTTTAATGACAGAAGCAATGCAAATCGTGGACG GTTTGACCATGGTGGGTATAGCGGCGGTGGAAACAGTCGCTGGGTGGAAGAGGCCTGCACTGATGGAGACTGGTCCAAACCAACACCCCTCAATGAACGACTTGAACA TGAGTTGTTCTCCGGCAGCAACACTGGGATTAATTTTGAGAAATACGATGACATTCCTGTTGAGGCCACTGGACAGAATTGCCCTCATCACATCGAGAGT TTCCAGGACATAGACATGGGTGAGATTATCATGGGCAACATTGCGCTGAGCCGCTACACCCGACCAACCCCTGTCCAGAAATATGCCATTCCAATCGTCAAGTCCAAGCGAGACCTCATGGCCTGCGCACAGACAG GTTCTGGAAAGACAGCGGCATTCCTGCTGCCAGTTCTCAGCCAAATCTACGCCGAGGGACCAGGAGATGCTCTGAATGCAGCGAAAGCCTCTGGGCAG GAGAATGGAAAATATGGCCGTCGCAAGCAGTACCCCATTTCGCTGGTCCTTGCCCCTACTCGAGAGCTAGCTCTACAGATATATGATGAAGCCAGGAAG TTTTCATACCGATCCAGAGTCCGCCCCTGTGTCGTGTATGGAGGAGCAGATATTGGCCAGCAGATCAGAGATCTCGAGAGAGGATGTCACCTACTGGTGGCTACCCCGGGAAGACTCGTGGACATGATGGAGAGGGGCAAGATTGGACTAGACTACTgcaa GTACCTTGTCCTGGATGAAGCGGATCGCATGCTGGACATGGGCTTTGAGCCTCAGATACGTCGCATCGTTGAACAGGACACCATGCCTCCGAAAGGCAACCGGCAGACCATGATGTTCAGCGCCACCTTTCCCAAAGAAATACAG ATCCTGGCAAGGGATTTCCTGGATGACTACATCTTCCTGGCAGTGGGACGAGTGGGCTCCACCTCAGAGAACATCACTCAGAAGGTGGTTTGGGTGGAAGAGAGCGACAAGAGGTCTTTTCTCCTGGACCTGCTCAGTGCCACAG TCATCCCCAGCGAAGTGCAGGACAATGCTGGAGAGAACATGGAGAAGCCTG GCAAGGACTCACTGACTCTGGTTTTTGTGGAGACCAAAAAAGGCGCAGACGCCTTGGAGGACTTCCTGTACCGGGAAGGGTACGCCTGCACCAGCATCCATGGCGATCGTTCCCAGAGGGACCGAGAGGAGGCCCTGAACCAATTCCGATCTGGAAAGTGCCCCATCCTGGTGGCTACAGCT GTTGCAGCTCGTGGTCTTGACATCTCCAATGTGAAACATGTTATTAACTTCGACCTGCCAAGTGACATTGAAGAGTATGTTCACCGCATTGGACGCACAGGACGAGTAGGAAACCTGG GACTGGCCACCTCGTTCTTCAACGACAAGAATGGGAACATCACGAAAGACCTACTGGACATCCTGGTGGAAGCCAAACAGGAAGTTCCTTCATGGCTCGAGAGCCTAGCTTATGAGCACCAGCATAAGAGCAGCAACCGTGGACGCTCTAAGAG GTTCGCTGGTGGTTTTGGAGCGCGTGACTATCGTCAGACGGCCGCAGGAGGCAACGCCGGAGGCTTTGGAGCACGCGGTGTTCGGAACCAAGTGGGACATGGAGGAGCCCGTGGCTTTGCAGCAG GTGGCTTTGGAACCTTCTACACAAGCGACGGCTACGGCGGCAACTACTCGCACTCTCAAGTCGACTGGTGGGGCAACTAg
- the LOC127595427 gene encoding ATP-dependent RNA helicase DDX3X-like isoform X3 — translation MSHVSVENVHGLEQQLAVLDLNVGDGQGGGTNRRYIPPHLRNKDGPKNGGNVFAARAGYTIAPAAAFGWDGARGNFVNGYHDNRMTGGNTYNRGPPRMERGRGGMGGGGYRGNRGGSFNPINPAQSMGFGLYESKDAGGWNTAKDAYSSFGNNRGKSAFFNDRSNANRGRFDHGGYSGGGNSRWVEEACTDGDWSKPTPLNERLEHELFSGSNTGINFEKYDDIPVEATGQNCPHHIESFQDIDMGEIIMGNIALSRYTRPTPVQKYAIPIVKSKRDLMACAQTGSGKTAAFLLPVLSQIYAEGPGDALNAAKASGQENGKYGRRKQYPISLVLAPTRELALQIYDEARKFSYRSRVRPCVVYGGADIGQQIRDLERGCHLLVATPGRLVDMMERGKIGLDYCKYLVLDEADRMLDMGFEPQIRRIVEQDTMPPKGNRQTMMFSATFPKEIQILARDFLDDYIFLAVGRVGSTSENITQKVVWVEESDKRSFLLDLLSATGKDSLTLVFVETKKGADALEDFLYREGYACTSIHGDRSQRDREEALNQFRSGKCPILVATAVAARGLDISNVKHVINFDLPSDIEEYVHRIGRTGRVGNLGLATSFFNDKNGNITKDLLDILVEAKQEVPSWLESLAYEHQHKSSNRGRSKRFAGGFGARDYRQTAAGGNAGGFGARGVRNQVGHGGARGFAAGGFGTFYTSDGYGGNYSHSQVDWWGN, via the exons ATGAGTCATGTGTCCGTGGAGAATGTCCATGGTCTAGAACAACAG CTTGCTGTCCTAGACTTGAATGTGGGAGACGGACAAGGTGGTGGCACCAACA GAAGATACATTCCTCCACATTTACGGAACAAAGATGGTCCTAAAAATG GAGGAAATGTGTTTGCTGCCAGGGCAGGCTACACCATCGCACCTGCCGCCGCCT TTGGCTGGGATGGGGCCCGCGGCAACTTTGTCAATGGCTACCATGACAACCGTATGACTGGCGGGAACACTTACAATCGTGGCCCGCCTCGCATGGAACGGGGCCGAGGGGGCATGGGCGGAGGCGGCTATCGTGGAAACAGAGGTGGATCCTTCAATCCCATCAACCCTGCTCAGTCAATGGGCTTCGGGTTGTATGAAAGCAAAG ACGCTGGCGGTTGGAACACAGCCAAGGATGCCTACAGCAGCTTCGGAAACAATCGCGGAAAATCTGCTTTCTTTAATGACAGAAGCAATGCAAATCGTGGACG GTTTGACCATGGTGGGTATAGCGGCGGTGGAAACAGTCGCTGGGTGGAAGAGGCCTGCACTGATGGAGACTGGTCCAAACCAACACCCCTCAATGAACGACTTGAACA TGAGTTGTTCTCCGGCAGCAACACTGGGATTAATTTTGAGAAATACGATGACATTCCTGTTGAGGCCACTGGACAGAATTGCCCTCATCACATCGAGAGT TTCCAGGACATAGACATGGGTGAGATTATCATGGGCAACATTGCGCTGAGCCGCTACACCCGACCAACCCCTGTCCAGAAATATGCCATTCCAATCGTCAAGTCCAAGCGAGACCTCATGGCCTGCGCACAGACAG GTTCTGGAAAGACAGCGGCATTCCTGCTGCCAGTTCTCAGCCAAATCTACGCCGAGGGACCAGGAGATGCTCTGAATGCAGCGAAAGCCTCTGGGCAG GAGAATGGAAAATATGGCCGTCGCAAGCAGTACCCCATTTCGCTGGTCCTTGCCCCTACTCGAGAGCTAGCTCTACAGATATATGATGAAGCCAGGAAG TTTTCATACCGATCCAGAGTCCGCCCCTGTGTCGTGTATGGAGGAGCAGATATTGGCCAGCAGATCAGAGATCTCGAGAGAGGATGTCACCTACTGGTGGCTACCCCGGGAAGACTCGTGGACATGATGGAGAGGGGCAAGATTGGACTAGACTACTgcaa GTACCTTGTCCTGGATGAAGCGGATCGCATGCTGGACATGGGCTTTGAGCCTCAGATACGTCGCATCGTTGAACAGGACACCATGCCTCCGAAAGGCAACCGGCAGACCATGATGTTCAGCGCCACCTTTCCCAAAGAAATACAG ATCCTGGCAAGGGATTTCCTGGATGACTACATCTTCCTGGCAGTGGGACGAGTGGGCTCCACCTCAGAGAACATCACTCAGAAGGTGGTTTGGGTGGAAGAGAGCGACAAGAGGTCTTTTCTCCTGGACCTGCTCAGTGCCACAG GCAAGGACTCACTGACTCTGGTTTTTGTGGAGACCAAAAAAGGCGCAGACGCCTTGGAGGACTTCCTGTACCGGGAAGGGTACGCCTGCACCAGCATCCATGGCGATCGTTCCCAGAGGGACCGAGAGGAGGCCCTGAACCAATTCCGATCTGGAAAGTGCCCCATCCTGGTGGCTACAGCT GTTGCAGCTCGTGGTCTTGACATCTCCAATGTGAAACATGTTATTAACTTCGACCTGCCAAGTGACATTGAAGAGTATGTTCACCGCATTGGACGCACAGGACGAGTAGGAAACCTGG GACTGGCCACCTCGTTCTTCAACGACAAGAATGGGAACATCACGAAAGACCTACTGGACATCCTGGTGGAAGCCAAACAGGAAGTTCCTTCATGGCTCGAGAGCCTAGCTTATGAGCACCAGCATAAGAGCAGCAACCGTGGACGCTCTAAGAG GTTCGCTGGTGGTTTTGGAGCGCGTGACTATCGTCAGACGGCCGCAGGAGGCAACGCCGGAGGCTTTGGAGCACGCGGTGTTCGGAACCAAGTGGGACATGGAGGAGCCCGTGGCTTTGCAGCAG GTGGCTTTGGAACCTTCTACACAAGCGACGGCTACGGCGGCAACTACTCGCACTCTCAAGTCGACTGGTGGGGCAACTAg
- the LOC127595427 gene encoding ATP-dependent RNA helicase DDX3X-like isoform X4, producing MSHVSVENVHGLEQQLAVLDLNVGDGQGGGTNIGWDGARGNFVNGYHDNRMTGGNTYNRGPPRMERGRGGMGGGGYRGNRGGSFNPINPAQSMGFGLYESKDAGGWNTAKDAYSSFGNNRGKSAFFNDRSNANRGRFDHGGYSGGGNSRWVEEACTDGDWSKPTPLNERLEHELFSGSNTGINFEKYDDIPVEATGQNCPHHIESFQDIDMGEIIMGNIALSRYTRPTPVQKYAIPIVKSKRDLMACAQTGSGKTAAFLLPVLSQIYAEGPGDALNAAKASGQENGKYGRRKQYPISLVLAPTRELALQIYDEARKFSYRSRVRPCVVYGGADIGQQIRDLERGCHLLVATPGRLVDMMERGKIGLDYCKYLVLDEADRMLDMGFEPQIRRIVEQDTMPPKGNRQTMMFSATFPKEIQILARDFLDDYIFLAVGRVGSTSENITQKVVWVEESDKRSFLLDLLSATVIPSEVQDNAGENMEKPGKDSLTLVFVETKKGADALEDFLYREGYACTSIHGDRSQRDREEALNQFRSGKCPILVATAVAARGLDISNVKHVINFDLPSDIEEYVHRIGRTGRVGNLGLATSFFNDKNGNITKDLLDILVEAKQEVPSWLESLAYEHQHKSSNRGRSKRFAGGFGARDYRQTAAGGNAGGFGARGVRNQVGHGGARGFAAGGFGTFYTSDGYGGNYSHSQVDWWGN from the exons ATGAGTCATGTGTCCGTGGAGAATGTCCATGGTCTAGAACAACAG CTTGCTGTCCTAGACTTGAATGTGGGAGACGGACAAGGTGGTGGCACCAACA TTGGCTGGGATGGGGCCCGCGGCAACTTTGTCAATGGCTACCATGACAACCGTATGACTGGCGGGAACACTTACAATCGTGGCCCGCCTCGCATGGAACGGGGCCGAGGGGGCATGGGCGGAGGCGGCTATCGTGGAAACAGAGGTGGATCCTTCAATCCCATCAACCCTGCTCAGTCAATGGGCTTCGGGTTGTATGAAAGCAAAG ACGCTGGCGGTTGGAACACAGCCAAGGATGCCTACAGCAGCTTCGGAAACAATCGCGGAAAATCTGCTTTCTTTAATGACAGAAGCAATGCAAATCGTGGACG GTTTGACCATGGTGGGTATAGCGGCGGTGGAAACAGTCGCTGGGTGGAAGAGGCCTGCACTGATGGAGACTGGTCCAAACCAACACCCCTCAATGAACGACTTGAACA TGAGTTGTTCTCCGGCAGCAACACTGGGATTAATTTTGAGAAATACGATGACATTCCTGTTGAGGCCACTGGACAGAATTGCCCTCATCACATCGAGAGT TTCCAGGACATAGACATGGGTGAGATTATCATGGGCAACATTGCGCTGAGCCGCTACACCCGACCAACCCCTGTCCAGAAATATGCCATTCCAATCGTCAAGTCCAAGCGAGACCTCATGGCCTGCGCACAGACAG GTTCTGGAAAGACAGCGGCATTCCTGCTGCCAGTTCTCAGCCAAATCTACGCCGAGGGACCAGGAGATGCTCTGAATGCAGCGAAAGCCTCTGGGCAG GAGAATGGAAAATATGGCCGTCGCAAGCAGTACCCCATTTCGCTGGTCCTTGCCCCTACTCGAGAGCTAGCTCTACAGATATATGATGAAGCCAGGAAG TTTTCATACCGATCCAGAGTCCGCCCCTGTGTCGTGTATGGAGGAGCAGATATTGGCCAGCAGATCAGAGATCTCGAGAGAGGATGTCACCTACTGGTGGCTACCCCGGGAAGACTCGTGGACATGATGGAGAGGGGCAAGATTGGACTAGACTACTgcaa GTACCTTGTCCTGGATGAAGCGGATCGCATGCTGGACATGGGCTTTGAGCCTCAGATACGTCGCATCGTTGAACAGGACACCATGCCTCCGAAAGGCAACCGGCAGACCATGATGTTCAGCGCCACCTTTCCCAAAGAAATACAG ATCCTGGCAAGGGATTTCCTGGATGACTACATCTTCCTGGCAGTGGGACGAGTGGGCTCCACCTCAGAGAACATCACTCAGAAGGTGGTTTGGGTGGAAGAGAGCGACAAGAGGTCTTTTCTCCTGGACCTGCTCAGTGCCACAG TCATCCCCAGCGAAGTGCAGGACAATGCTGGAGAGAACATGGAGAAGCCTG GCAAGGACTCACTGACTCTGGTTTTTGTGGAGACCAAAAAAGGCGCAGACGCCTTGGAGGACTTCCTGTACCGGGAAGGGTACGCCTGCACCAGCATCCATGGCGATCGTTCCCAGAGGGACCGAGAGGAGGCCCTGAACCAATTCCGATCTGGAAAGTGCCCCATCCTGGTGGCTACAGCT GTTGCAGCTCGTGGTCTTGACATCTCCAATGTGAAACATGTTATTAACTTCGACCTGCCAAGTGACATTGAAGAGTATGTTCACCGCATTGGACGCACAGGACGAGTAGGAAACCTGG GACTGGCCACCTCGTTCTTCAACGACAAGAATGGGAACATCACGAAAGACCTACTGGACATCCTGGTGGAAGCCAAACAGGAAGTTCCTTCATGGCTCGAGAGCCTAGCTTATGAGCACCAGCATAAGAGCAGCAACCGTGGACGCTCTAAGAG GTTCGCTGGTGGTTTTGGAGCGCGTGACTATCGTCAGACGGCCGCAGGAGGCAACGCCGGAGGCTTTGGAGCACGCGGTGTTCGGAACCAAGTGGGACATGGAGGAGCCCGTGGCTTTGCAGCAG GTGGCTTTGGAACCTTCTACACAAGCGACGGCTACGGCGGCAACTACTCGCACTCTCAAGTCGACTGGTGGGGCAACTAg
- the LOC127595451 gene encoding dTDP-D-glucose 4,6-dehydratase-like produces MDSIRTVLVTGGCGFIGSHLVCYLVRSYPEWKIYNLDNLDYCCSPRCLESIKNRANYTFIKGDISDSQLVNQIFNTENVDVIFHLAAKTHVDSSFQTPAIFQHVNTYGTQVLLSAASQARHKLQRFIYVSTDEVYGSSVDEVFDESSPMRPSNPYSASKAAAELLVRLYWENYKLPVIITRSNNIYGPQQYIEKVIPKFLTLLQMGKKCTIHGTLPKSRHFLFVDDAVNAFLMLLEKGIVGEVYNIGSNCEITIVQLAKELAKMVQNVPDAELNNWLEVVPDRPKVDIRYPIKCEKLQQLGWKVQVPWPDGIKRTVQWYQDHPDFWSDTP; encoded by the exons ATGGACTCCATCAGAACGGTTTTGGTGACTGGGGGGTGTGGTTTTAT CGGCTCTCACCTTGTGTGTTACCTGGTTCGAAGCTATCCCGAATGGAAAATTTATAACTTGGATAAT TTAGATTACTGCTGCAGCCCAAGGTGTCTGGAGAGCATTAAAAACAGAGCAAACTACACATTTATCAAg GGGGATATAAGTGACTCCCAGCTGGTGAACCAGATCTTCAACACAGAAAATGTTGACGTTATCTTCCACTTGGCTGCCAAAACCCACGTTG ATTCATCCTTCCAAACCCCAGCCATTTTCCAGCATGTTAACACCTACGGTACGCAAGTTTTGCTATCGGCTGCCAGTCAGGCCCGCCACAAGCTTCAGCGCTTCATCTACGTCAGCACCGATGAAGTGTATGGATCAAGTGTAGATGAG gtgtttgatgagagCAGTCCAATGAGGCCTTCCAACCCGTATTCTGCTTCAAAAGCAGCTGCAGAACTCCTGGTCAGGTTGTACTGGGAAAATTATAAG CTTCCCGTCATCATCACAAGGAGCAACAACATCTATGGTCCCCAACAATACATTGAGAAG GTCATCCCCAAGTTTCTCACTTTGTTGCAAATGGGCAAAAAATG TACCATTCATGGAACCCTCCCCAAATCTCGTCATTTCCTCTTCGTCGACGACGCAGTCAACGCCTTTCTGATGCTTCTGGAGAAAGGGATTGTGGGAGAAGTCTACAACATAGGGTCAAACTGTGAGATAACCATAGTGCAATTGGCCAAGGAACTTGCCAAGATG GTACAAAACGTGCCAGATGCCGAGCTGAACAACTGGCTCGAAGTTGTGCCAGACAG GCCGAAAGTCGACATCCGCTACCCCATCAAATGTGAGAAGCTGCAGCAGTTGGGCTGGAAGGTCCAGGTCCCCTGGCCGGATGGCATCAAACGGACTG tccaatGGTACCAGGACCACCCAGACTTCTGGTCGGACACACCATAG